One window of the Acidobacteriota bacterium genome contains the following:
- a CDS encoding O-antigen ligase family protein produces MHCRRRALADGVFLWPVERPTSAFPGEDIVGSHGREPLNPRIALSAAKTHGQALWPVALLAVFTGWCGTVVGGASAAGAVIGHLLLLLAALPAVAAWRDPWDLGAGGRWLLAAFLVAVAASAGASDLPRAGRVAWALLPAFVLLPTAVARAWRDPRRRQTGLVALACLLAAVALWSLVGRALLGDPRAARPLGHHGLMAFWWLALLPLLWLGMVAARGRQRAVFVIALVLSVAAVLGTGSLLGITGLALQVGWLGMRRGGRSFGWLAAAAGLVALPRLWSLFAGRDPSAQARAVYWQGGLEGWLQRPWFGWGPGTTPWTLGLHLEPRPGISPPGEVVAELHSLPLQLLYELGGVGTLLLLALLAAFLWRRRRTPSGPLLGLVGAAWAGLGTAWLAVLALPVALAVVAGAALAPEAPRRGAVHARWGWVSLLLWAVVVLWAPSRGHWLFEHHPQGPRLAHRIDPEFPLYGAALAWDAPAAAASAGLALGAVEDAPGVAVFWLTAGVLGGDAGQPWADSALAAACQLDPFSPLAPFYRTAFAPASEGAAITAGRALLAEPRLAAAVFWEGREPLLEAALDEVETWPGIDAGWRRAMIDQVVGWNVEVGGEIGRLALEVDPSAAESLLLRTFRRAPRPRWLFPVELRSALASQVTVPPALVIAFNDAGHRGCDEGNPQLLWKTLRRNPSEGTSEPGISGG; encoded by the coding sequence GTGCACTGTAGGCGCCGCGCGCTCGCCGACGGGGTTTTCCTCTGGCCGGTCGAGCGGCCCACCTCGGCTTTCCCAGGGGAGGATATCGTAGGCAGCCATGGGAGGGAGCCCCTGAACCCGCGGATCGCGCTCAGTGCCGCCAAGACCCATGGCCAGGCGCTCTGGCCGGTCGCTCTCCTGGCGGTTTTCACCGGTTGGTGCGGCACCGTCGTCGGCGGCGCCTCGGCCGCGGGCGCGGTCATCGGGCACCTCTTACTGCTGCTGGCGGCGTTGCCCGCGGTGGCCGCTTGGCGCGACCCTTGGGACCTGGGGGCCGGGGGGCGCTGGCTGCTCGCCGCTTTCCTGGTGGCCGTCGCCGCCAGCGCCGGGGCCAGCGATCTGCCCCGCGCCGGCCGGGTCGCTTGGGCCCTGCTGCCGGCCTTCGTCCTCTTGCCGACGGCCGTGGCTCGCGCCTGGCGTGATCCTCGGCGGCGCCAGACGGGCCTCGTCGCCCTTGCCTGCTTGCTCGCCGCAGTCGCTCTCTGGTCGCTGGTGGGCCGCGCCCTGCTCGGCGACCCACGCGCCGCTCGGCCGCTTGGCCACCATGGCTTGATGGCCTTCTGGTGGCTTGCTCTGCTGCCCCTGCTGTGGCTTGGCATGGTCGCTGCCCGGGGGCGCCAGCGCGCCGTGTTCGTGATCGCCCTGGTGCTTTCGGTGGCGGCCGTGCTCGGCACCGGGTCGCTCCTCGGCATCACCGGTTTGGCGCTCCAGGTTGGCTGGCTCGGGATGCGGCGAGGTGGGCGTTCCTTCGGCTGGCTGGCGGCGGCTGCGGGGCTGGTTGCCCTACCGCGCCTGTGGTCCCTCTTCGCCGGTCGCGACCCGTCGGCCCAGGCGCGCGCCGTCTACTGGCAGGGTGGGCTGGAGGGATGGCTGCAGCGTCCTTGGTTCGGCTGGGGGCCCGGCACCACGCCCTGGACTCTCGGTCTCCACCTCGAGCCACGTCCCGGAATCTCGCCGCCCGGCGAGGTCGTCGCCGAGCTGCACAGCCTGCCGCTGCAGCTTCTCTACGAGCTCGGGGGTGTCGGGACCCTCCTCCTGCTCGCCCTGCTGGCGGCGTTTCTCTGGCGTCGTCGGCGGACCCCGAGCGGACCCCTTCTCGGCCTCGTCGGTGCTGCCTGGGCGGGCCTGGGAACGGCCTGGCTGGCAGTCCTCGCTCTGCCCGTGGCGCTCGCCGTCGTCGCGGGAGCTGCCCTCGCCCCGGAGGCGCCCCGCCGCGGCGCGGTGCATGCTCGCTGGGGATGGGTGTCGCTGCTGCTGTGGGCTGTCGTCGTGCTGTGGGCACCGAGCCGGGGCCACTGGCTCTTCGAGCACCATCCCCAGGGGCCGCGCCTGGCCCACCGGATCGATCCGGAGTTTCCCCTCTACGGTGCTGCCTTGGCCTGGGATGCGCCGGCCGCGGCGGCGTCCGCCGGGCTCGCCCTGGGGGCGGTCGAGGACGCTCCCGGCGTCGCGGTGTTTTGGCTGACGGCCGGAGTGCTCGGCGGCGATGCCGGACAGCCGTGGGCCGACTCGGCCTTGGCGGCCGCCTGCCAGCTCGATCCGTTCAGCCCCTTGGCGCCGTTTTACCGCACTGCCTTCGCGCCGGCGTCGGAGGGGGCGGCGATCACCGCGGGGCGGGCCTTGCTCGCCGAGCCACGGCTGGCGGCGGCAGTCTTCTGGGAAGGCCGAGAGCCTCTGCTGGAGGCAGCCCTCGACGAGGTCGAGACCTGGCCTGGAATCGACGCCGGCTGGCGCCGCGCGATGATCGATCAGGTGGTGGGGTGGAATGTCGAGGTCGGTGGCGAGATCGGTCGCCTGGCCCTCGAAGTCGACCCTTCGGCGGCCGAGTCGCTGCTGCTGCGGACCTTCCGACGCGCGCCGCGGCCCCGCTGGCTGTTCCCCGTCGAGCTGCGGTCGGCGCTGGCTTCGCAGGTGACCGTGCCGCCCGCACTGGTGATTGCCTTCAACGACGCGGGACACCGCGGATGTGACGAAGGGAATCCGCAGCTCCTGTGGAAAACCCTGCGGAGAAACCCCTCCGAAGGGACCTCCGAGCCCGGAATCTCAGGGGGTTAG